A stretch of the Bacteroidales bacterium genome encodes the following:
- a CDS encoding DUF1987 domain-containing protein: MEDLHIEGTKRTPEIRMKATGEITIEGRSVMEDAPRFYDALFMWVFEYCKNPADQTVINIKLEYSNSDSAVAILHLLKELTQLKNQNKSLIVNWYYEQGDDDVLERGQYYASILGIPFQFIEVE; encoded by the coding sequence ATGGAAGACCTTCACATTGAGGGAACCAAACGTACCCCGGAAATCAGAATGAAAGCCACGGGAGAAATTACCATTGAAGGCCGTTCCGTAATGGAAGATGCTCCGCGCTTTTACGACGCTCTGTTTATGTGGGTATTCGAATACTGCAAAAATCCCGCTGATCAAACGGTCATAAACATTAAACTTGAATATTCCAACAGCGACTCGGCAGTTGCCATACTTCACCTGTTGAAGGAACTCACCCAGCTCAAGAACCAGAACAAAAGCCTCATCGTCAACTGGTATTACGAACAGGGTGACGACGATGTTCTTGAGCGCGGGCAATATTATGCCTCCATTCTTGGAATACCGTTTCAGTTTATCGAAGTGGAATAA
- a CDS encoding outer membrane beta-barrel protein: MKKILLTTLAVAFTAGYVLGGGIVTNTNQSASWVRTLSRNASTGIDAVYFNPAGLGKLNNGLHFSLNNQTILQNKDVTTTFNYLSTNPFKYEGKVSAPVFPGVYAVYKMDKLAFSFGFNPVGGGGGAKYDNGLPSFEVPLSTVVPILQGSLAPLDQAIAAATGTDPHFRNVTGYQFSTNFEGTSVYFGYQFNATYQVTDMLGVAVGARYVTAKNTYKGFLKDYKIEAPANYGGWQTPGTYLRTVASTPGLDATTKATLQGTAAVLDVQTGDKEVDAEQTGTGFTPLLGLHFSPMEKLNIALKYEFKTAMKVKTSINDNKDGGGLFKKDSTINSDMPAMLAAGLDYNVLPSLKLSVSYNYYFDKNADYGKSLEGQPVTNDKVIDKNFYEIAFGAEYSITEKFLVSAGFLHAQTGVKENYQSDQSFSLTSNTIGGGLLFKLNEKIGINLGYAYTMYDKGSKDYTVPIGANNVPAKDEYFKKTVIFSAGVDISL, encoded by the coding sequence ATGAAAAAAATCCTGTTAACCACACTGGCCGTGGCTTTCACAGCCGGTTATGTACTGGGAGGTGGCATCGTTACCAACACCAACCAGAGTGCATCCTGGGTGCGTACCCTTTCACGGAATGCATCCACGGGAATCGATGCAGTATATTTTAACCCTGCCGGACTCGGAAAGCTGAACAACGGACTGCATTTTTCCCTGAATAACCAGACCATTTTGCAAAACAAGGATGTGACGACCACATTCAACTATTTGAGCACCAATCCCTTCAAATACGAAGGAAAGGTTTCGGCTCCTGTGTTCCCCGGCGTTTATGCCGTGTACAAAATGGACAAACTGGCTTTCTCCTTCGGCTTTAACCCGGTAGGCGGAGGTGGCGGTGCCAAATACGACAATGGCCTTCCTTCCTTTGAAGTACCGCTCTCAACCGTGGTTCCTATTCTCCAGGGCAGTCTGGCACCTCTTGATCAGGCTATTGCTGCAGCTACCGGAACTGACCCCCATTTCAGAAATGTAACCGGATACCAGTTCTCCACCAATTTTGAAGGAACCTCAGTATACTTCGGATACCAGTTTAACGCCACCTACCAGGTAACTGATATGCTTGGTGTGGCTGTAGGTGCCCGTTATGTAACAGCAAAAAATACATACAAAGGGTTCCTGAAAGATTACAAGATCGAGGCTCCTGCCAACTACGGCGGATGGCAGACTCCGGGAACCTACCTCAGAACCGTTGCCAGTACTCCCGGCCTTGATGCAACAACCAAGGCAACTCTGCAGGGAACCGCAGCCGTACTTGATGTTCAGACCGGCGACAAGGAAGTTGATGCCGAACAAACAGGAACCGGCTTCACTCCTCTTCTGGGCCTGCACTTCTCACCCATGGAAAAACTGAACATTGCCCTTAAATATGAATTCAAAACTGCTATGAAAGTAAAAACTTCCATCAACGACAATAAAGATGGAGGCGGTTTGTTCAAAAAAGACTCAACCATTAACAGCGATATGCCGGCTATGCTTGCGGCAGGTCTTGATTACAATGTTCTGCCCTCATTAAAGCTTTCTGTGTCATACAATTACTACTTCGACAAGAATGCCGACTACGGAAAATCACTCGAAGGCCAGCCTGTTACCAACGATAAAGTTATCGACAAAAACTTTTACGAAATTGCCTTCGGAGCTGAATACAGTATTACAGAAAAATTCCTTGTAAGTGCCGGATTCCTGCATGCTCAGACAGGCGTAAAAGAAAATTACCAGAGCGATCAGAGCTTCAGCCTGACGTCCAATACAATTGGCGGCGGCCTTCTTTTTAAGCTCAATGAAAAGATCGGAATCAACCTCGGATATGCTTACACCATGTATGATAAAGGTTCCAAAGATTACACCGTTCCCATAGGGGCCAACAACGTGCCTGCCAAAGATGAATACTTCAAGAAAACTGTGATTTTCTCCGCAGGTGTTGATATCAGCCTGTAA